The proteins below are encoded in one region of Casimicrobium huifangae:
- a CDS encoding AIPR family protein, translated as MEEYLGAFRDEVIARAADVFGGRDREAGFGSVAGQMLEEAEELIDFVPCPYRGFGARRRSLGIDGYAFDEADGSLRIVIAEFGGEKQPFTLTQTIAKAIFSKPVSFVEEAFARNDDHLSADDHPASDFFSLLQTHKPSITRLRFYLATDGILSDRIRDWPEQSVDGIPAEFHIWDIVRFHDVLSSRSGREALTVDFGGLVEGGIPCLKASLNQSEYSGYLCVLPGETLARMYEEYGSRLLEGNVRSFLGKAVRVNKAIRETILRSPEMFFAFNNGIAATATSVETQDTPGGPRLLAATDLQIVNGGQTTASLALARRKDGADLNGIFVQMKLSVVDTDRSADLIPKISEYANRQTKVSDSDLFSNHAFHRKMEELSRRIKAPPRPGSQRPTTWFYERAKGQYRIETSKMSPAEKLRFESDNPRRQVITKTDLAKIENSWRQLPHEVSKGAQKNFDVYSKFVVEEWQRRPLQFNDEFFKSSVGHTIVFRELEQLIPAETDWYDGGYRANIVTFTIAKLAQMIAEQGAGNALNVQSIWRTQAISPALSAQLKVIARAMYSVITAPEQGLENVTEWCKKELAWQRAHQQRISLISEFAAELVPEADELQRKEDAIGVARIDSDIAAITEVMNYKASNWRKLRDWGIQSNELTPKEDQLLMLAGSAGRIPTSRQAFAILQIRQRLELAGFQIGL; from the coding sequence ATGGAAGAGTACTTGGGGGCATTTCGCGATGAAGTAATTGCCCGCGCTGCAGATGTGTTTGGGGGACGAGATCGCGAAGCCGGCTTCGGTTCCGTGGCTGGACAAATGCTGGAGGAGGCGGAGGAGCTCATTGATTTCGTGCCCTGTCCGTATCGCGGATTTGGGGCGAGGAGACGAAGCCTCGGCATTGACGGATATGCATTTGACGAAGCAGACGGATCCCTGCGAATCGTCATCGCTGAGTTCGGGGGCGAAAAGCAGCCATTCACACTGACTCAAACTATCGCAAAGGCGATCTTCTCCAAACCTGTTTCCTTCGTCGAGGAAGCGTTCGCGAGAAACGACGATCATCTCTCGGCAGATGACCATCCTGCGTCCGACTTCTTTTCCCTCCTGCAGACGCATAAACCAAGCATCACGAGGCTGCGTTTTTACTTGGCCACCGACGGCATCCTGAGCGATCGGATACGCGACTGGCCAGAGCAAAGCGTTGACGGAATTCCAGCCGAGTTCCACATTTGGGATATTGTCCGTTTTCATGATGTACTCTCGTCGCGATCCGGGCGCGAGGCATTAACAGTCGACTTCGGCGGCCTAGTCGAAGGCGGGATTCCCTGCCTCAAGGCGAGCCTCAACCAGTCAGAGTACAGCGGCTACCTTTGCGTGCTACCCGGCGAGACCTTGGCACGCATGTACGAGGAATACGGCAGCCGACTTCTTGAGGGGAATGTAAGAAGTTTTCTCGGCAAAGCGGTGAGGGTGAACAAGGCAATCCGGGAGACGATCCTTCGGAGCCCGGAAATGTTTTTTGCCTTTAACAACGGAATTGCCGCGACGGCCACGTCGGTTGAAACACAGGACACGCCAGGCGGTCCGAGACTTCTTGCTGCGACGGACCTTCAGATCGTGAACGGCGGGCAGACCACGGCATCCCTTGCTCTCGCGCGCCGAAAGGATGGCGCAGACCTCAACGGGATCTTCGTACAGATGAAGCTGTCCGTTGTCGATACCGATAGGTCAGCGGACCTGATTCCCAAGATTTCTGAGTACGCGAACCGGCAGACCAAGGTCTCTGATTCCGACCTTTTCTCAAATCACGCCTTTCACCGCAAGATGGAGGAGCTGTCCAGGCGGATCAAAGCTCCACCAAGACCCGGGTCGCAGAGGCCAACAACATGGTTCTACGAGCGCGCAAAAGGTCAGTACCGCATTGAGACATCGAAGATGAGTCCCGCTGAGAAGCTTCGTTTCGAGTCCGATAATCCGAGGCGGCAGGTCATCACGAAAACGGACCTAGCAAAGATCGAGAACTCGTGGCGGCAGTTGCCGCATGAAGTCAGCAAAGGTGCGCAGAAGAACTTCGACGTCTACAGCAAGTTCGTCGTGGAAGAGTGGCAGCGCAGGCCGCTGCAGTTCAACGACGAGTTCTTTAAGTCATCGGTGGGCCATACCATCGTGTTCCGAGAGTTGGAGCAGCTTATTCCCGCTGAAACGGACTGGTATGACGGAGGTTACCGCGCAAACATCGTCACTTTCACGATTGCAAAGTTGGCGCAAATGATTGCTGAACAGGGCGCAGGTAACGCGTTGAATGTCCAGTCCATCTGGCGCACGCAAGCGATCTCTCCAGCGCTTTCCGCTCAGCTAAAGGTTATCGCTCGCGCAATGTATTCGGTCATTACCGCTCCCGAACAGGGGTTGGAGAACGTCACCGAGTGGTGCAAGAAGGAGCTAGCATGGCAGCGTGCCCATCAGCAGCGAATCTCACTAATATCAGAATTTGCTGCAGAACTAGTACCCGAGGCGGATGAATTGCAGCGCAAAGAAGATGCGATTGGGGTTGCACGCATCGATTCGGACATTGCGGCAATTACAGAAGTAATGAACTACAAGGCATCAAATTGGCGCAAATTGCGCGATTGGGGCATCCAGAGTAACGAGCTGACGCCCAAGGAAGATCAACTGTTGATGCTGGCTGGTTCAGCTGGGCGCATTCCAACTTCACGACAAGCGTTTGCGATTCTTCAGATTCGTCAACGCTTGGAATTGGCAGGATTTCAGATCGGTTTGTGA
- a CDS encoding DNA (cytosine-5-)-methyltransferase — MDPRIRSIEVFRNRQRHCCPDGDIAAMTIDVIDLFAGPGGLGEGFASLDEGRRFKIAVSVEMEASAHQTLMLRSFYRHSQGDQRALQAYYNYCNRSDAPHPRELHPALWRHVEDEARQLTLGVERDNNVLRRILDERKLDPDRTIVIGGPPCQAYSLVGRSKNQGTAGYVAEDDHRHFLYREYLKILNHTQPAAFIMENVKGILSSKVGGRRVFHDILRDLCHPGRALRRPIDEQGNGYRICSLVSPTFYAEGMDPSAINASDFVIKAEEYGVPQARHRVILLGIRNDLAHKAIDLLRTRPRVSVRSAIASLPPLRSRLSSGDDAATWSRTVKGLVLDQAKDAARKGLDDLSKHLTACLHGINGGLPTGALRVASYVPPVAQDDVDKWSCDSQLSVWLNHEARSHMKSDLGRYFFAAAFGEKFGRSPKGHTDFCLEGLSPNHANWTTGKFEDRFRVQLYDLPATTVTSHIAKDGHYFIHPDPTQCRSLTVREAARLQTFPDNYFFQGNRTQQYHQVGNAVPPLLALGIATTAARFLANRTAAGRGYVA; from the coding sequence GTGGATCCGCGCATCAGGTCGATCGAGGTTTTTCGAAATAGGCAACGCCACTGTTGCCCGGATGGAGACATCGCCGCGATGACGATTGATGTCATTGACCTGTTTGCAGGTCCGGGTGGTCTTGGCGAGGGGTTCGCTTCACTTGATGAGGGGCGCAGATTCAAGATTGCCGTCTCCGTTGAGATGGAGGCCAGCGCACATCAGACGTTGATGCTGAGAAGCTTCTACCGTCATTCGCAAGGGGATCAGCGTGCACTTCAGGCGTACTACAACTATTGCAACCGCAGCGATGCTCCGCACCCTCGCGAGCTTCATCCAGCGCTCTGGCGTCATGTCGAAGATGAAGCTCGTCAACTGACGCTCGGTGTAGAGCGGGACAACAACGTTCTGCGCCGGATTCTGGACGAGCGAAAACTTGATCCTGACAGAACGATAGTGATTGGCGGACCACCTTGCCAGGCGTATTCGCTGGTTGGCCGTTCAAAGAATCAGGGCACCGCGGGTTATGTGGCCGAGGATGACCATCGCCATTTCCTCTACCGCGAATACCTGAAAATCCTGAATCACACACAGCCTGCCGCGTTCATCATGGAAAACGTGAAAGGCATACTGTCGTCAAAGGTCGGCGGGCGACGAGTTTTTCACGACATCCTGCGCGACCTGTGTCACCCGGGGAGGGCTCTACGCCGTCCCATCGACGAACAGGGAAATGGCTATCGCATTTGTTCGCTGGTTTCACCCACGTTCTACGCGGAAGGTATGGACCCGTCCGCTATCAATGCCAGCGACTTTGTTATCAAGGCGGAAGAATATGGCGTGCCACAAGCTCGCCACAGGGTAATTCTTCTTGGTATTCGCAACGACCTGGCGCACAAGGCGATCGACCTGTTGCGCACGCGTCCCCGAGTCTCGGTGCGCTCTGCGATCGCCTCGCTGCCGCCGCTGCGAAGCAGATTGAGCTCAGGTGATGATGCTGCAACGTGGAGTAGAACAGTCAAAGGCTTGGTGCTGGATCAGGCGAAAGATGCGGCGAGAAAGGGATTGGACGACCTGAGCAAGCACCTGACGGCCTGCCTTCATGGGATAAATGGCGGCTTGCCAACCGGCGCTCTACGTGTTGCATCGTATGTTCCGCCCGTTGCGCAGGACGACGTTGACAAATGGTCTTGTGACAGCCAGCTATCTGTCTGGTTGAACCATGAAGCGCGTTCGCACATGAAGTCGGATTTGGGGCGATATTTCTTTGCAGCCGCCTTCGGCGAGAAGTTTGGGAGATCACCGAAAGGTCACACAGACTTTTGTCTTGAGGGCCTGTCGCCCAACCACGCGAATTGGACGACCGGAAAGTTCGAGGACCGCTTCCGGGTGCAGTTGTACGACCTGCCTGCGACAACAGTTACCAGCCACATTGCCAAGGACGGGCACTACTTCATTCATCCCGACCCGACGCAGTGCCGTAGTCTCACGGTTCGCGAGGCGGCCCGCCTGCAGACGTTTCCGGACAACTACTTTTTTCAGGGTAATCGGACACAGCAGTACCACCAAGTTGGCAATGCTGTGCCGCCTTTGCTTGCTCTCGGCATCGCGACGACGGCAGCCCGATTTCTAGCAAATCGCACTGCGGCTGGACGTGGGTATGTGGCCTGA